AAACAACGCGTACCCTCCATAAAATACATAGACAAGGATAGGCCTGGCTCTCCCGAGGTAAACGACCCGTTTTAGCTTACAAAACGCGACACGGTGGACGTTGTCGCACCAGAAGCTTACCATCTGAAGTATCCGTCTGAGCATGGCCTCGACTCCGTTTGTCCGCACACGAAAATCCCAATCTGTTTTTCCTAAAACGCAAAGTTTACGTCGCTGTTCAACGAACACCTGACCAGGCTccgacagcagcagcggcggcggcggcggcgaaTGGGCGGGTCATGGAGAGGATGGTCGCACGAGCCTGGCTACATTCAAGAATATAAACACCGCTCTCACTGATCGAAGCGTGGCACTGTGGACgatcaatacattttatttttgtttgttttatatacaCAACATGATGGTGCACTGCAGAGTAATTCcagtcacacatgcacacatagaaaaaaaggggggttaaTCATAATAATCAATGTCCCATGCTTCTTAAGAACAAGGGctaatgatgataaaaaaaaaaaaaaacctgaatttTTCACATATTTAGCTTCTTCTGGGAtgttgacaacaacaaaaaaaaaagagtctggCCTACACAATGACCATGACTTCCTATAATagttttcctgtgtgtgatgGGAAGGGGTGATCCCCGATggaacacaaataaatacatgtagtCAATACATACTAAATAATGTACATTCAAACTGTAACAACAATCCCAAGTTTACATCATCATCCTTTTGTTTGGATTTAACAGCTGAGAACAGTAAGTGGTTCTGACAGTGTGTAAGGCAGATTGTACGTCCTCCAGTCATTAAGGTGCACAGTgtctaaaaaataaacacaatttactGTTGTGATTGTAAAAAGGCACTTAGAACGCATTGTGagtcttggaaaaaaaaaaaaaaaaaagccaaaggcCTCCTTATTGTCTTCTCAGACATTAAacatacaatatgtaagaatcagCCAGCTgtcaaattcaaactcaaaacaaacatggagcagcatatcaccagagtaaccgctaactgtagctgctgttagctagttagctcagttagccttcacgctagtggtccagactgggtGCTAACCGCAGCAGGTATCTCTGCATCACACAGGTCATCTCATCatatcacattctgttgataaatgCAGTTAATATTCTCagtgttttcaactaaaattcttacatattgcaacttAAACATGATTCAACATTTGTCCGAAAACACTTTatattaatgatgatgttttttcagacgatatgtattgtttttgtatGATAGTCTGTTCGTAGTGTTGAATGCGCGCCTTCTTTGGCACATTTGAAAGTTTTGTTCCACGATACAAAAGCTTATATTTATTGAACTGTGCCAATATACTGAAATTTGTTCAGCCTGACAACATTAAATATATGTACAAATTAAAGGATGTTTGAAGAAGGACTATTTAAAACTCCATTCCAGTGCGTAGATTTTCATCTCATCTGTATTACAGTAACACTGTTACTAGTGATCAGAGATGATACCGTGCTGTGTACTTAGTAATTACAGGAGGAGAAATGTTGCTCACACCTGAATCCAAACAGACTTTGCCCTCAGCTCCCTTGAGGCAAAATACCTCACAGGACTTGAGCTACACCAACTCCCAGAAAGTCATGATAATTCACAAAAACTGCATTGTAATCAAATGTCCACACAAATGTAGCTACTCGTCTTCAGAACGAAGGGCATTATCTGGCACTGAGTCACTGTGGGGATATGACTTCCTTTGAGAGCAAACACTTCCTAGTACTGGCTTCCGGGAAACCACCCAAAAGCTCAGTGCACTGCTACCCAAAAAAATTCAGCATGTAGGACTAAAAAAGGACCTTTTTACGTTGCTTTACACATTTGCTCTATGTAGCTGGTGATGGTTGTTAAAAATGTCCATATAAAATCTTAAATACACTTGGATAACCTTTTGGCACTCTTCAAAGCCCATTTGGAACCGGTGTCAAATCAACTTCAAAGAAGTCCATACTGTACATATTAAGAGGCTGCATTAGTAATGCAATCAATGCATAAGTCTTTTCCAGATATGTCCATCCTGGTGTTCTGTCAGAAAAATCTGCTGCTGATGGTCCTATCTGTTGACCAGGTGTGAGCCCTGTGTGGAGCAAACAACATAGTGAGGTGTGTTGTTGTCCGTCACTTGGGAGCTCGGGGTGTTGCCATTAGTCGGGCTACACACAGGACTGCAGGTGGGGTTACAGGTGTTTGTGAGCCTGCGTAGGTACTCTGCATGGACAGGTCTGTGGCTCTGCAGGACCCGGATGGCTTCGTCAATTTTGAaccacttcctctttctccctgtggAAACATTCAAGAAAAGCAAAAGTTGGCTAACACTGATAAACaggtaaatgtttgtgttgcaaATGGGGATTATGCTCAACATGTTGGCAGTTGTCTGGACAAATCCTGTAACCCACTTTAAGACAGCAATGGAAAGTTAgaaaaaatgagagctgtagatGTCGGAAAGACGTGGGATGAGAGGTTTCAGAAGCTGTTTTTACAATCCAGCTAGTACTTTGATCAAAGCCCTTTAAGTAGGGCTCCATTCTGCTGATGAATCAGCCCACTCGAATGCCAAAGCATGTAATGGACCTGCCAATCCACTAGAGGTCAGTGTGTGAGGGTGACCGTCTGGCTCACCTTGGCATACATGCCTTTCTGGAGAtgcagcagtgtttcccacacatagatGTTATTTTAGCAGTGCGCCAGGTATATAAGTGCGCACCCAAGCACATTTGCCAACCCATTTaagcattttgcattttttccatctGTCCGAGAGTACAACACCACCTGCAATCGATTAACTCGCCCACAATCTCTCCCCCTATTGACAACCATAGATACCttgcagaaaaagagacaaacttGTAAGCGCACCTGATTTTTGTGATGTTGCTTGGTGGTTTTCATTGGCTTACATATTTACCAACAAGCTACCTCCACACACTGCTCATGTGCTGGTAGGACAGCATGGCAGATGAAATTAtcctaaaacacattttttttgcaaactttaGAAAAATACATGCAGAAAGCAGATCAAATTGCTGGTGGAGAGAAACATAAAGGTGAGACATGCCAGTGTGAATGGCTTTCACCCAAGCAACTGAAGTTTGAGTCCCGTTTGAGACCAACAGCCAAAGCTGATGTTTTAAAGAAGTGGTTATtctaaaattatttttttgcttgttaAGACTGACAGGAAAGGGGGTAGAGAGAGGTAAAGAAATACAGCAAAGGGTCAAGTGTTGGATTTGGACTTTGACTACTGCTGGGGTAAATTGGGCTCACACTCTTGGTTTGCAATCAAGACACCCCATGAGGTAGTAATTCTATGCAAAACCAGGTTACATGACTATATAATGGACGACAATTTATAGATAGCAATAATCAGTACTGCTTTTACCATTATTTTGTCCCTGCTGAGTGTTGTTAACTGGCTTAGAAATAAGCCATATCATATGTCATATCATGTTACCTTTTcaatatacatttttactgCCTTCCTAGAGAGTTTGTGTCAAATGGACTAGCCATCCGTTTGtagtttgtgtaattgtgtgaaCTTGGTGTTAGTTGGGATCAGAACTTAACAGTATATCACAAGCTAACATGATTGAGCAGTGAGTAAATTTGCTCAACGGGCAAAATAACTGCTAAACCACAATATTATACAACATGCTCAAGAATAAACTAAAGCTGCAGCACTAAAGTCAGAATGGGAATGGACATTCATGACCTACTTCACTTCATGTTTATGAAGCGCTCATGTCACCAAACCATCCTAAAAAAGCACCTTCTACCAAAACGATCTGTCCAGTAAACCGTCAGCTGGTAGTTATTTTTACTTCAAAACGCATCATCTCCTCCAATTCATTGCCCAACAGCATTTTGGTAAGTACTTGGGCGTGGCCAGTGATTATGAGAGTGTGGTGTGAGACTTGATGTTGACACCCTGCAGTACACAACCTCTGGCCTTTCAGCAGCGGGCGGAGAGTAAATTAGACAAGTAGTGCTGAGCTCTTTCCGCTCATTCGCAGCCCTCGTGCGGTGCAAGAGAGGACGAGTGAGGAGGGGGCTGTGGTGAGTGATGGTAACTGGAAAACAACTGGGGACAGCAAACATTCCTCCCCCTCGTGAACAGGCTGAACCATTTCTGTGGGCGAGGGGAGTAACTTATCACAGCCACTTTTTTGCAGCCCAGTCAAAAATAGTTAACATTTCAAGTGATTAAGTCCCCAGAAAAGTATTACATTCAAAATGCCAAATTGCGATCGCATGCCTAATTATAATCCACATACAGCAACATTTGAAATTTCACAGTGATGGGGAGGGTTTATGGGCAAAGAATATTAATTTTAGGGCTAAAACTTAACATTTCGTCACCATCAGATACCTTGTTCTGTCCAACCAACCAGTCCAACATCTCTACATTCAGATTTctattaaatgaaacaaagaacagaacaaGCTCCTCCAAGTTGAGCAGCTGCAACCAAGGATGTTTGCAGTTctttgagaaaaataaaactgaaacgATTAATGGGGAATCAAAACCAGctgcagattattttgtcaatCAATCATCTTCGCCATTTCTAAATGGAACATTGTCAAATAATTGGGACAAGCATGTATGGCAAATTGTTGGAACATTATAGGACCATAAACGACATAGATCAGGTGCATTGACCTCATCCACAGGTATGTGTCCCAGTTTCTCAGTTTACAGAGTTATGACTGGAGGCCCCAACAGTCTTTCTCAACAGTTTCCCTTTATGGTCTCAACGCAAACTCGACCTTCTGACCTGTGATCAACATAGGACTGTTTGTACCCTCATGAAGACAGCAAAATCACCTACATTTGTCAGAAATATTATGATCTGTGTAATGATATGATTTATATAGTTTGTCTCATTCACATCAAGAGGACACAGGTTTTATGCTATTCTGTTATCTGTAATCAAGTGTTTTcaatgcagacattttgacttgtcaaagctGGAAGAGCACAGGTGAAATgtataacattaatgatggtgGTGATCCATTTAGGTGAGCCAGTTCCTGGGCTCTGCTATTGTACATGCTCACCAACATGGCTCACTGGGACACTTAATGGCGCCATCGTTAACATTATTGGAGAcgcctgtgcttttcctgcttccACAAGCCACCAAAATATCTGCCGTGAAAATTGGTGGTGGCAACATTCAAAGGAACGCTTGTTGATGAACCAACAGAGGCACAGATTTGTTCTCTAGATTTGAGAACAAGTCTGATCTGTAGAAATCAGCACTTCTCATTTGCCATAGTAATCCAGCctcctgacaggtgtggcatatcaagatgctttaatatttaacattatattCAATCCACAGGTAACAGCTCATGGACATTCCTGCGGTCTGCATGCCAATTGCAACATCTGAGTGGCCTATTGTTTGAATGAAGCCCAAGGCGCACCTGTGTAATAATTATTCTATCCAATCAGTATCTTGATATGCAACACCTGCCGTTTGGATGGACTGTCTTAGAAAAGAAGTGCTCACTACGAAGGATTTAGATCTTTAAGTACTCAAATATAAAAATCTGAGAAAATGAGTATAAGCGTCTTATACTTGCAAAAAATGCTGTTGCAAGTCTTTTATTAGCAAAACTCACATTTCCTAGACCtcaaggatacacacacacactgcaatttGTGTAAACTGTGTTCCATTGaatctgaatgtaaacagaaactGTGGTGGCATCTTCAGTTTCATCTCCGTGCAGTAGCTTGAGTGGGCCTAAATTACTTGCCAAATAGTGAAAATTATCTAGTCTTATGTGACAAAAAGGACTTAACCCCCCTTCAAAATATCACTAAATTGGTTCAATAAATCCCGGGAACAAGATGTAGTTTTAAGATATACtgacttttctgtgtgtgcgtcagtCAGTTATGTGATAACAAAGTGAAATTTAGAGGCATACCAATGTTGACAGATTCCTCCCAGTCTTCCAGCGTCTCCGTCACTATGAGGGTGTAGACGTATGTCCTGTGCTTCCTGTCTTTATTGTGCTGCAAAAATTTGGATAAAGACATGACATTATGTAATTGCACTGAAGTGTATCAGTGCAATTCATGCAAAGCTTTCATATACTGTGATAAGCTGTACACAACAACTTAATGGTGTAGCTGACTGAGGACTGGCACAGAGACATGAGGCATACCCATATCATATGCACGATGGCAGGCTTACCAGCTAAGCTGATACAGCATTTTAACAGCATAATATATAATGTTATGTATGCCAAACATACCTCAAAGATCCCGAGTAGTCTGCCAAGCTTCCCCTTCACACCAGCCtgcacacaaataaagaaaccaATCAGGACCCATTCTACACATTTACAATTGAGTGAccacacagtgttttgttttttttttaaatcatcaagTTAACTGAAACCTTCGGAGCCCCTCTGGTGACattggtgaaaaataaatatcattgCTTGATTAATTAAGTTTAATTCATTAGTAAGCCATGGCCATGCGTTATTAACATGTGGG
This sequence is a window from Acanthopagrus latus isolate v.2019 chromosome 8, fAcaLat1.1, whole genome shotgun sequence. Protein-coding genes within it:
- the nudt4a gene encoding nudix (nucleoside diphosphate linked moiety X)-type motif 4a, whose protein sequence is MMKFKPNQTRTYDGEGFKRRAACLCFKNEKEDEVILVSSSRHPDQWIVPGGGMEPEEEPCGAAIREVYEEAGVKGKLGRLLGIFEHNKDRKHRTYVYTLIVTETLEDWEESVNIGRKRKWFKIDEAIRVLQSHRPVHAEYLRRLTNTCNPTCSPVCSPTNGNTPSSQVTDNNTPHYVVCSTQGSHLVNR